The genomic window TCGGGAGTGGCCAATTTCTCATGATAGCGCTCGTCACGCGCTCGCCACACTATCGGCGTGTTATCTCCGAGTTGGGCGACATGCTTCTGGGCGCGGGGCGAAATGGGATGGAATGGGTCTTCATTGAGGTAGCTCTCGGTCAGCGATGGCTGGTGTTCGTCAAGAAGCGTTTGGAGTTGACGGATAATACGGGTCTTTGCCTGACCGCGGAGTCCAAGAAGTATAAAGTGGTGCTTTGAGAGGATTGCGTTTATCAGTTGGGGAATGACGGTCTTATCGAAGCCGACAATGCCCGGAAAGAGTGTCTCGCCGGATTTTATCTTGTCGATTAAATTCTCACGCATTTCCTCTTTGACGGTACGGCTCTTCCAGCCGCTCGTTCTCAATTCACCTATTGTTGTGGCAAGTTTACTACTCACACGTCTCCTTTATCAGATTACCTCTATTATGCCTATTCCGGCGTTGCTTATGGAGATAACAACCAAAGACAGGGATTGGTTGCAGGCAATTCTCCGGGTTGAATTGACGAAATATATACAATTGGCGTGTGAGTGCAACCGAAAGCAGAGCTTTGTCTATGATGAAAAATTCGGATTCAGCCCCAAAAGAGACTGTCTAAAAGATGTGGTTGGGGATAAAAGAGGGGGGTTAGAGTTCCTCAAGTTCTTTGAAATACCTACCCCGCACGTCTTTGGAGACAGAACCGGAGGGGACATCAAGGACTTCGGCGCGAAAAGGATGGCTTCCCTTAATGACAATAATATCGTTAAACTTGACTTCGTAAGAGGCTTTGACTGGACGGCCATTAACTTGAATGAGCCCGTTAGTTGCCATCTCTTTTGCAACTGTGCGACGTCTGATTATTCCGACGGTCGAGAGGAAATCGTCAACCCGCATCAACTATCCAGGCGGTATTCGATGTAGGTGCGGTCTTTGATATCGGCAATCCACTTATCAACAAGTTTGCCGGTCTTATCCTGTCGGGCAAGCTCTTTGACTTGATCGAAATCACCGACGAGATCCAATTTCTTTGCTGATTGATATTCAAGGAGTTTAAGAATATGGACGCCAAACTGCGAAAGAATTGGTCCTTTGATTTCACCGGCGGTCTGCCAACCTTGAAGCGGCTCAACAAAGTCCTGCGGCAGTTGATTGGTCGCAAACCAGCCAAGTTCGCCGCCTTGGGCACGGCTTTGATCATCTGTTGAAAACGTCTTTGCCAACTCCTGAAAATCAGTTCCTGAGCGCGCTTCTTCAATGAGTGAATCAGCAAGCGCCATCGTGGCCGCTGTGTCTTGGGCTGATGGCACAACTGCGAGGAGAATATGCCGGAGCCTTGCTTGGTCGTCGCGTTTTCCCTCGAGGCGGATTATATGGTACCCGAACTGGGTTCGAACCGCGCCCGATATTTCCCCATCGTTGAGGGCAAATGCGGCGCGGGAGAATTCAGGGACGACATCATCGCGAGACACAAATCCTAAATCGCCGCCGTTGGCGCCAGCGCCCAAGCTTGCGTATTGAACCGCCAGAGCGGCAAAATCCTCGCCGCCAATGATTCGTTCACGCAGAGACATAGCCAGTTGCTTCACAGAATCCTCGACACTATAGGCAGGTCGAATCTGAAGTAGAATATGCGAGAGCTTTGTTGCCTCGGGCTGGGTCGGAATAGAGTCTTCGAACTGCCGATAAAACTCTTCGACTTCATGTTTAGATACAGAGACA from Candidatus Zixiibacteriota bacterium includes these protein-coding regions:
- a CDS encoding S4 domain-containing protein, giving the protein MRVDDFLSTVGIIRRRTVAKEMATNGLIQVNGRPVKASYEVKFNDIIVIKGSHPFRAEVLDVPSGSVSKDVRGRYFKELEEL
- a CDS encoding peptidylprolyl isomerase, translated to MNRPSIFLLTAIALVSMSAHVSAQKRETVDKIVAVVGKEAITATELAAQIELVAFQTNKKPTSQDEIKQFQIEVLEQMISDKLFLLEAQKDTSISIRTEEIDKALEEQIARIAANYESNEAFISRLSQEGLTLRDLQKRYRADIENQLLRQRHIQKKLYSVSVSKHEVEEFYRQFEDSIPTQPEATKLSHILLQIRPAYSVEDSVKQLAMSLRERIIGGEDFAALAVQYASLGAGANGGDLGFVSRDDVVPEFSRAAFALNDGEISGAVRTQFGYHIIRLEGKRDDQARLRHILLAVVPSAQDTAATMALADSLIEEARSGTDFQELAKTFSTDDQSRAQGGELGWFATNQLPQDFVEPLQGWQTAGEIKGPILSQFGVHILKLLEYQSAKKLDLVGDFDQVKELARQDKTGKLVDKWIADIKDRTYIEYRLDS